The Haliaeetus albicilla chromosome 19, bHalAlb1.1, whole genome shotgun sequence genome has a segment encoding these proteins:
- the LOC104313134 gene encoding protein mono-ADP-ribosyltransferase PARP12, translating to MERPGAGLAGTDPPSAAPAGEGNLTATMAFAAQVLRVLCASGGCLEQGELQRRLPGRPSKEQLALALRDAQRFTLVRRPGEAGAAAEAVVVVATSPVRLCQEHGAGCEGQCGRLHLCKYHLKGLCRNQQARKECKFVHNFHSDHNLCVLKWYGLENLNGDELRQLLLQNDPSLLPEVCLHYNKGDGPYGSCTYKKICTKLHVCQYFLRGQCRFGSSCKRSHDFLKSECYEKLERQGMSSNIIEKLPSIYRNMYDIKNGNRNTYDTEDAESSPCKERKHSSSREPSTANDDELEQICLYHLYRSCGFKDKCIRTHFHLPYRWQISDGNTWKDLKNMEEIEKAYCDPSNARFNNGVTESGSVLSCICFLNMRCGFAKVRRLSTASSVTKPPHFVLTTEWIWYWKDEYGLWQEYGKKDGDHQAATVSSDDLEKAYIAKSSPKLNFKAGRHEYELNFGAMIQKNLRYTTEREICRRPKFISQTEVEKTRARGFKHTEEFKGIPAHWDKSALPELGFKLIELDSSSEEYKKVKVDFQRTMPKTVIKRIHRVQNPSLWELYQWQKEQMQKSSGGKAVDERFLFHGTSKKYIDAICQQNFDWRICGVHGTVYGKGSYFARDASYSDCYCREDPYIKTMFLARVLVGEFTLGNSSYVRPPLKDNQNFYDSCVNNSSNPSIFVIFEKQQIYPEYLIEYIDQALAKML from the exons ATGGAGCGTCCCGGGGCGGGGCTGGCCGGGACCGACCCGCCGAGCGCGGCTCCGGCCGGGGAAGGCAACCTCACAGCGACCATGGCGTTCGCCGCCCAAGTGCTGAGGGTGCTGTGCGCCAGCGGCGGCTGCCTGGAGCAGGGCGAGCTCCAGCGGCGGCTGCCGGGCCGGCCCAGCAAGGAGCAGCTGGCGCTGGCGCTGAGGGACGCGCAGCGGTTCACGCTGGTGCGGCGGCCCGGCGAGGCGGGGGCGGCGGCAGaggcggtggtggtggtggccacCAGCCCGGTGCGGCTGTGCCAGGAGCACGGCGCGGGCTGCGAGGGGCAGTGCGGGCGGCTGCACCTCTGCAAGTACCACCTGAAGGGGCTCTGCCGCAACCAGCAGGCGAG GAAGGAATGCAAGTTTGTTCACAACTTCCACTCGGACCACAATCTCTGTGTTCTAAAATGGTATGGACTTGAGAATTTAAACGGCGATGAACTTCGCCAGCTTCTGCTTCAAAATGACCCTTCCCTCTTACCCGAG GTCTGCTTGCATTATAACAAAGGTGATGGACCTTATGGATCTTGTACCTATAAAAAGATCTGCACCAAATTGCATGTTTGCCAGTACTTTTTGCGGGGACAGTGCAGATTTGGCAGCAGCTGCAAGCGATCCCATGACTTCTTAAAGTCAGAATGTTATGAGAAACTGGAGAGACAGGGAATGAGCTCAAACATTATTGAGAAACTACCCTCCATTTATAGGAATATGTATGACATAAAAAATGGCAACAGGAACACGTATGACACAGAAGATGCCGAGTCTTCACCATGCAAAG agagaaaacacagctcTAGCCGAGAGCCCTCAACTGCAAATGATGATGAATTGGAACAGATCTGTTTATATCATCTGTACAGAAGTTGTGGCTTTAAAG ACAAGTGTATCAGAACTCATTTTCACTTGCCGTATAGATGGCAGATCTCTGATGGTAATACCTGGAAGGACTTGAAGAATatggaagaaatagaaaaagcatATTGTGACCCCAGTAATGCCAG atttaatAATGGTGTTACTGAAAGTGGCTCTGTCTTGTCATGTATCTGTTTTCTGAATATGCGCTGTGGGTTTGCAAAGGTTAGACGTCTTTCTACAGCCTCCTCTGTGACCAAACCCCCTCACTTCGTTCTTACAACAGAATGGATCTGGTACTGGAAAGATGAATATGGCCTGTGGCAGGAGtatggaaaaaaa GATGGTGATCATCAAGCTGCCACTGTCTCCAGTGATGACCTGGAGAAAGCTTATATAGCCAAAAGTTCCCCAAAGCTGAACTTCAAAGCTGGAAGACATGAATATGAACTCAATTTTGGAG ccATGATTCAGAAAAACCTTCGCTACAcaacagagagagagatttgCAGAAGACCTAAATTTATCTCTCAGACAGAGGTAGAAAAGACAAGAGCAAG GGGCTTTAAACATACAGAAGAGTTTAAGGGCATTCCGGCTCACTGGGACAAATCTGCCCTGCCTGAACTGGGATTCAAG CTGATTGAGCTTGACAGTTCTTCTGAAGAATACAAGAAAGTCAAAGTGGACTTTCAACGCACGATGCCCAAAACAGTTATTAAAAGGATTCATAGAGTTCAGAACCCATCTCTCTGGGAACTGTATCAATG GCAGAAGGAACAAATGCAGAAGAGCAGCGgtggaaaggctgtggatgagCGATTTTTATTTCATGGGACCAGTAAAAAATACATTGATGCCATCTGTCAGCAAAACTTTGACTGGAGGATCTGTGGCGTTCATGGGACAGTCTACGGCAAAG GAAGCTATTTTGCACGGGATGCATCTTATTCTGACTGCTACTGCAGGGAAGACCCATACATCAAGACCATGTTTCTGGCACGGGTGCTGGTGGGGGAGTTCACTCTTGGTAATTCTTCTTATGTTCGGCCTCCCTTGAAGGACAACCAAAACTTCTATGACAGTTGTGTGAATAACTCTTCAAACCCTTCTATCTTTGTCATCTTTGAGAAGCAGCAGATTTATCCAGAGTATCTCATAGAATACATTGACCAGGCGTTAGCAAAAATGCTATAG